From one Campylobacter concisus genomic stretch:
- a CDS encoding endonuclease MutS2: MTEEIFLKLDLGEYLDKFNSFLARQKPLFLQGDSKIHFENISELSKYDFKAPDEIKELDDALMRLSKQAVLHISEIYEFAKIIKYFSYLKKQKFEGRLGEWIAKVEIPEAMSHMANSFDENGEFSDSVDERFAAIKQAFSEKKRQIDAELKKLIYSKHITPYLVDTQTHYINSQEALLVRGGFNHALKGTVIARSSGGYFYVAPASTERLKKEQSELLDRKEEIIFEHCKKFSLQMSKSLLFLKFINNAFDQFDAYQARVNLARSRDYEFVLPNSSHVIKLEKFAHPALKNPKSVSVDFSKKVLLITGVNAGGKSMLLKSIISATLLAKYLLPMRIDANRSSIGSFKEFDAIIEDPQSVKNDISTFAGRMVHFARLFTKKSIIIGIDEIELGTDFEEAASLYGVMIERLITQDIKMIITTHHKRLAMLLAKNPEVELVAALYDGVAQRPKFEFLKGTIGKSYAFETAARYGISQNLVAQAKKIYGEDKENLNEIITKTLNLQTKLNEGIKEVTAKEERLERLLEEQKELKEKNEIKLNATISRLEKEYYEAINAAKAVINFKDIKDKQRALNVANEKKAAIVKPKKTERESLKVGDRVKYENIKGTVLSISKNDAMIESNGINLRVPLELLRKNGNEVVLPKKGGVNLSVDKPKTASLSLDLHGMRADEAIAKLDKFISDSLVMGFDEVSVFHGIGTGKLAFAVKNFLKEHPSVKEFHDAPANQGGYGAKIVRL; the protein is encoded by the coding sequence ATGACTGAAGAGATATTTTTAAAGCTAGATCTTGGCGAGTATCTGGATAAATTTAACTCCTTTTTAGCAAGGCAAAAACCGCTATTTTTACAAGGCGACAGCAAAATCCACTTTGAAAACATTAGCGAGCTTTCAAAGTATGATTTCAAGGCACCTGACGAGATAAAAGAGCTTGATGACGCGCTTATGAGACTTAGCAAGCAAGCAGTGCTTCACATCAGCGAAATTTACGAGTTTGCAAAGATCATTAAGTATTTTTCATATCTAAAAAAGCAAAAATTTGAAGGTAGGCTTGGCGAGTGGATCGCTAAAGTTGAAATCCCTGAAGCGATGAGCCATATGGCAAACAGCTTTGATGAAAATGGCGAGTTTAGCGACAGCGTTGATGAGAGATTTGCTGCGATAAAGCAGGCATTTAGCGAGAAAAAGCGCCAGATCGACGCTGAGCTTAAAAAGCTCATCTACTCAAAACACATCACGCCCTATCTAGTCGATACCCAGACGCACTACATCAACTCGCAAGAGGCACTTTTAGTGCGTGGTGGTTTTAATCACGCCCTAAAAGGCACCGTGATCGCTAGAAGCTCAGGCGGCTACTTCTACGTCGCACCTGCAAGCACTGAGCGCCTAAAAAAGGAGCAAAGCGAGCTGCTTGATAGAAAAGAGGAGATCATTTTTGAGCACTGCAAGAAATTTAGCTTGCAGATGAGCAAGAGCCTGCTTTTTTTGAAATTTATAAATAACGCTTTTGATCAGTTTGACGCATATCAGGCTCGTGTAAATTTGGCTAGGTCACGTGACTATGAGTTTGTTTTGCCAAATAGCTCGCATGTTATCAAGCTTGAGAAATTTGCCCATCCAGCGCTAAAAAACCCAAAGAGCGTGAGTGTGGATTTTAGTAAAAAAGTGCTTTTAATAACCGGCGTAAATGCTGGTGGTAAGTCGATGCTTTTAAAATCGATCATCTCAGCCACGCTTCTTGCAAAGTATCTGCTGCCTATGCGTATCGACGCAAACCGCTCAAGTATCGGCTCTTTTAAAGAATTTGACGCGATCATAGAAGATCCGCAAAGCGTGAAAAACGACATCTCGACCTTTGCTGGCAGGATGGTGCATTTTGCAAGGCTTTTTACTAAAAAATCTATCATCATAGGCATCGACGAGATCGAGCTTGGCACCGACTTTGAGGAGGCTGCGAGCTTGTATGGCGTCATGATAGAGCGCCTCATCACTCAAGATATCAAAATGATCATCACGACCCACCACAAGCGCCTTGCGATGTTGCTAGCTAAGAATCCAGAGGTTGAGCTAGTGGCGGCACTTTACGACGGGGTGGCTCAAAGGCCTAAATTTGAGTTTTTAAAAGGCACGATCGGCAAGTCTTACGCCTTTGAAACAGCGGCAAGATACGGCATATCTCAAAATCTAGTGGCTCAGGCAAAGAAAATTTACGGCGAAGATAAAGAGAATTTAAACGAGATCATCACAAAGACGCTAAATTTACAAACTAAGCTTAATGAGGGCATAAAAGAGGTCACGGCAAAAGAGGAGCGGCTGGAGCGCTTGCTTGAGGAGCAAAAAGAGCTAAAAGAGAAAAATGAGATTAAGCTAAATGCGACTATTTCGCGCCTAGAAAAAGAGTATTATGAAGCAATAAATGCGGCAAAAGCTGTTATAAATTTCAAAGACATTAAAGACAAGCAAAGAGCGCTAAACGTGGCAAATGAGAAAAAAGCTGCCATCGTTAAGCCTAAGAAAACTGAGCGCGAGAGCCTAAAAGTAGGCGATAGAGTGAAGTATGAAAATATAAAAGGCACGGTTTTAAGCATCTCTAAAAATGACGCTATGATCGAGTCAAATGGCATAAATTTACGTGTGCCACTTGAGCTTTTAAGAAAAAATGGCAACGAGGTAGTCTTACCTAAAAAAGGCGGCGTAAATTTAAGTGTCGATAAGCCAAAAACAGCCTCGCTCTCGCTTGATCTGCACGGCATGAGAGCTGACGAGGCGATAGCTAAGCTTGATAAATTTATCTCAGATAGTCTTGTTATGGGATTTGACGAGGTTAGCGTATTTCACGGTATCGGCACTGGCAAGCTTGCCTTTGCTGTCAAAAATTTCTTAAAAGAGCATCCAAGCGTGAAAGAATTTCACGATGCACCGGCAAATCAAGGCGGATATGGAGCTAAAATAGTCAGGCTTTAA
- the metX gene encoding homoserine O-acetyltransferase MetX, with protein MLDLQTRTIKFNEPLYLESGRMLSNFKLIYETYGTLNADKSNVIVICHALTGSHHAAGTYAGDEKAGWWDGLIGSKKAVDTDKFYVICVNILGSCFGSTSPLSVDRSSGKEYRLNFPVLAISDVVKAQMRLFSELGITNARAVIGGSLGGMQALCYAIEFPEFAQDIIMLASTYQTKPWAIAFNKIAIEAILNDENFKNGEYDAEFIRKNGLKGMAYGRMAGHISFLSPDSMDEKFGRNYVETDGLYELSGRFQVDRYMEYNGYNFPKRFDPLSYLYIVKMMNIFDCTRHYDNLKDALAPIKANLHLIAFKGDLLFPPCCMREIYDTLCEMGRGENTNFVEIDSNYGHDAFLVEIEKFDGYIKNILKG; from the coding sequence GTGTTAGACCTGCAAACTAGAACTATTAAATTTAACGAGCCACTCTATCTTGAGAGTGGCCGTATGCTATCAAATTTCAAGCTTATTTACGAGACTTACGGCACGCTAAATGCTGATAAAAGCAACGTTATCGTAATCTGTCACGCTCTAACTGGCTCACACCACGCTGCTGGCACCTACGCAGGCGATGAGAAAGCTGGCTGGTGGGACGGGCTAATAGGCAGCAAAAAGGCGGTCGATACGGATAAATTTTACGTCATCTGCGTAAATATCTTAGGCTCGTGCTTTGGCTCGACCTCGCCGCTAAGTGTTGATAGAAGTAGCGGCAAAGAGTATAGGCTAAATTTCCCAGTCCTTGCCATAAGCGACGTGGTAAAGGCGCAGATGAGGCTATTTAGCGAGCTTGGCATCACAAATGCAAGAGCCGTGATAGGCGGCAGTCTTGGCGGTATGCAAGCACTTTGCTACGCTATCGAGTTTCCAGAGTTTGCGCAAGATATCATAATGCTAGCAAGCACCTATCAGACGAAGCCTTGGGCGATAGCGTTTAATAAAATCGCCATCGAAGCCATTTTAAACGATGAAAATTTCAAAAACGGCGAATACGACGCAGAATTTATAAGAAAAAATGGTCTAAAAGGCATGGCTTACGGCAGGATGGCAGGTCATATCAGCTTTTTAAGCCCTGATAGCATGGATGAGAAATTCGGGCGAAACTATGTTGAGACAGACGGCCTTTATGAGCTTTCTGGGCGCTTTCAGGTGGATCGCTACATGGAGTACAACGGCTACAACTTTCCAAAGAGGTTTGATCCGCTAAGCTACCTATATATCGTAAAAATGATGAATATCTTTGACTGTACAAGGCACTATGACAATCTAAAAGACGCCCTTGCGCCGATAAAAGCAAACTTACATCTAATCGCTTTCAAAGGCGATCTACTCTTTCCGCCGTGCTGTATGAGAGAAATTTATGACACACTTTGCGAGATGGGGCGAGGAGAGAATACAAATTTCGTAGAGATAGATAGCAACTACGGCCACGACGCATTTTTGGTCGAAATAGAAAAATTTGATGGATATATAAAAAATATATTAAAAGGATAG
- a CDS encoding carbon-nitrogen hydrolase family protein, whose amino-acid sequence MSRICALQLPTQPLSEARLDYYLKICADENARLVVLGEYVLNSFFKELISMPKSLIKEQSERKKEALFAMAKKYDLNIVAPIVNLKGKEIFKSLAKFTPTQVKLYDQQILMPYAHWNEAKFFNNTSDELNLPIFTYDKFKVGVMFGYEAHFDICWAYMSAKKVDIVLVPTACTFFSQARWEELLKVRAFTNNVYVLRVNRVGSHKSDDAQWSFYGDSMLINPFGEVKNRLGKNEEMMIDELSKKELSEARSTWGFMQIEAKFKR is encoded by the coding sequence ATGAGTAGAATTTGTGCTCTTCAGCTACCAACTCAGCCTTTAAGTGAGGCAAGGCTTGATTATTATCTAAAAATTTGTGCGGACGAAAATGCAAGGCTGGTTGTGCTTGGCGAATATGTGCTAAATAGTTTTTTTAAAGAGCTCATTAGCATGCCAAAAAGCCTTATAAAAGAGCAAAGCGAGCGCAAAAAAGAGGCTCTTTTTGCAATGGCAAAAAAGTATGATCTAAATATCGTTGCACCCATTGTAAATCTAAAAGGTAAGGAAATTTTTAAAAGTCTAGCCAAATTTACCCCAACACAAGTAAAGCTATATGATCAGCAAATTCTCATGCCTTACGCTCACTGGAATGAGGCTAAATTCTTTAATAACACAAGCGATGAGCTAAATTTACCTATCTTTACATATGATAAATTTAAAGTAGGCGTTATGTTTGGCTATGAGGCACATTTTGACATTTGCTGGGCTTATATGAGCGCTAAAAAGGTAGATATTGTTCTAGTGCCAACGGCTTGCACATTTTTTTCTCAGGCGCGCTGGGAGGAGCTTTTAAAGGTTAGAGCCTTTACAAACAACGTCTATGTTCTCCGCGTAAACCGCGTAGGAAGCCACAAGAGCGATGATGCGCAGTGGAGTTTTTACGGCGATTCGATGCTTATTAATCCATTTGGTGAAGTTAAAAATAGGCTTGGTAAAAATGAAGAGATGATGATAGATGAGCTTAGCAAAAAGGAGCTTAGCGAGGCTAGAAGCACTTGGGGCTTTATGCAGATAGAGGCGAAATTTAAAAGATGA
- a CDS encoding EAL domain-containing protein: protein MSNKDEQTGKNLHITKTIIGLVFVLGSIFLVENLAVFYFKFNNASAENGFNLRKKVDYLTYQYVDYFKNVSKYDVANFQSYINDSAMGDVLLLKDDNKNGYKVVASSDKRIINQEFNDKSCGNIFAHNFQKDYFWAKILPENAAQVCMFVPVGEYILGFKGKVDQRITGTHDEYFFEWLLNNMTLTFILSLIGAIVALSTCIWYAVKYIKEKNNYNALKTDAKKQIEELGEKLYIDPMTGLLNKTALVRDINSYENPKVVLIDIDDFGKMNDFYGKFACDQILVKMADLISEFAKNENMKAYCIEADRFALVEDSDSFIDRYEDMVEDLIEIFKGRMLSIVDEDGREIEGIEIHSTIGFALDSDQTLRKATIALKTAKEQDKDYVCYFKGLNQKEEYATQIERSKLIQYATINNNIVPYFQPIVNDQKVPVKYECLIRLLDRGDVISPNVFLDISKRIKRYADLEKQLIKKCFKQLVEDKNLVLSINLSSRDMIDGDVSSLVLNLLNKHNVAGRVVFEIVEDEELKNLERVSNFIERVKSMGAKIAIDDFGSGYSNFSYIIKIKPDYVKIDGSIIKDIDINKDSHSIASAIVAFAKDLGIKTIAEYVHSKEIFEICKEIGVDEFQGFYFGAPERAGS from the coding sequence TTGAGTAACAAGGATGAGCAAACGGGCAAAAATCTACACATCACTAAAACGATTATAGGTTTAGTGTTTGTTTTGGGAAGTATTTTTTTAGTCGAAAACCTGGCAGTTTTTTATTTTAAATTTAATAATGCTTCTGCTGAAAATGGTTTTAATCTTCGAAAGAAAGTTGATTATTTGACATATCAATATGTTGATTATTTCAAAAATGTCAGCAAATATGATGTCGCAAATTTTCAATCTTACATTAACGATAGTGCTATGGGCGATGTCCTTTTATTAAAGGATGATAATAAAAATGGATACAAGGTCGTAGCGTCTTCAGATAAAAGAATAATAAATCAAGAATTTAACGACAAAAGCTGTGGAAATATCTTTGCTCATAATTTCCAAAAAGATTATTTTTGGGCAAAAATTTTGCCAGAAAATGCCGCTCAAGTTTGTATGTTTGTGCCAGTTGGAGAGTATATATTAGGCTTTAAAGGAAAGGTCGATCAACGTATTACTGGTACGCATGATGAGTACTTTTTTGAGTGGCTTTTAAATAATATGACTTTAACATTCATCTTAAGCCTCATTGGTGCAATAGTTGCTTTGTCTACTTGTATATGGTATGCGGTTAAATATATAAAAGAAAAAAATAACTATAACGCATTAAAAACAGATGCTAAAAAACAGATAGAAGAGCTTGGAGAAAAGCTTTATATCGATCCGATGACTGGACTTTTAAATAAAACAGCATTGGTGCGTGATATTAATAGCTATGAAAATCCTAAAGTAGTGCTTATAGATATTGATGATTTTGGTAAGATGAATGACTTTTACGGTAAATTTGCATGTGATCAGATTTTGGTAAAGATGGCTGATTTGATCAGTGAATTTGCCAAAAATGAGAATATGAAAGCTTACTGCATAGAAGCAGATAGGTTTGCTCTGGTAGAAGATAGTGATAGCTTTATCGATAGATATGAAGATATGGTTGAAGATTTGATAGAAATTTTTAAAGGTCGTATGCTAAGTATAGTCGATGAAGATGGTAGAGAGATAGAAGGTATCGAGATACATAGTACAATAGGCTTTGCTCTTGATAGTGACCAAACACTAAGAAAAGCAACAATAGCATTAAAAACAGCAAAAGAGCAAGATAAAGACTATGTTTGTTATTTCAAAGGGCTAAATCAAAAAGAGGAATATGCAACTCAAATAGAACGCTCTAAACTGATACAATACGCCACTATAAATAACAATATTGTTCCTTATTTTCAGCCGATAGTTAATGATCAAAAGGTACCTGTAAAATATGAATGTTTGATAAGACTTTTAGATAGAGGCGACGTTATATCACCAAATGTCTTTTTAGATATCTCAAAGCGCATTAAGCGTTATGCTGATCTTGAGAAACAACTCATTAAAAAGTGTTTTAAGCAGCTTGTAGAGGATAAGAATTTAGTACTTTCTATAAATTTAAGCAGTAGAGATATGATTGATGGTGATGTTAGCTCACTTGTTTTAAATTTATTGAACAAGCACAATGTTGCTGGTAGAGTAGTATTTGAGATCGTTGAAGATGAAGAGCTTAAAAATTTAGAGAGAGTTTCAAATTTTATCGAGCGTGTAAAAAGCATGGGCGCAAAGATCGCTATCGATGATTTTGGCTCAGGATATTCAAATTTTTCTTACATCATAAAGATCAAGCCTGACTACGTGAAGATCGATGGCTCTATTATAAAAGATATAGACATAAATAAAGATTCACACTCTATCGCAAGTGCGATTGTGGCATTTGCAAAAGACCTTGGTATAAAAACTATTGCTGAATATGTGCATTCAAAAGAGATATTTGAAATCTGTAAAGAGATCGGCGTAGATGAGTTCCAGGGCTTTTATTTTGGTGCACCAGAGCGTGCTGGCTCATAA
- the gatA gene encoding Asp-tRNA(Asn)/Glu-tRNA(Gln) amidotransferase subunit GatA produces MVILKEALKFSAEEIKNLRAELEAKIIKEKELGAYVEQLANLEIAKLGEGVPIAIKDNIQVKGWNVTSASKILQGYVAPYNATVIEKLLSKNLAPFGRTNMDEFAMGSTTESSFYGKTLNPLNHAHVPGGSSGGSAAAVAAGLAVAALGSDTGGSIRQPAAFCGCVGLKPTYGRVSRYGLGAYSSSLDQIGPIAQNVEDAAILYDAIAGHDPKDSTSADVPFVSVSDKIDGNKKLKICVIKNYVENASEQTKAALNLAIEKLKSHGHSVTYTNFEDSKYDVAAYYIIATAEASANLSRYDGVRYGRRADAKNLKELYVNSRSEGFGEEVKRRILLGTFVLSSGYYDAYYIKAQKARAHIKAQYERILEENDLIFMPVAPSTAYKFGAHSDPLQAYLSDIYTISVNLAGLPAISVPVGKDDQNLNVSAQLIAKAWDEQTLINGAKSLENLIKG; encoded by the coding sequence GTGGTAATTTTAAAAGAAGCTTTGAAATTTTCAGCTGAGGAGATAAAAAATTTAAGAGCCGAGCTTGAGGCAAAGATCATAAAAGAAAAAGAGCTTGGCGCTTATGTCGAGCAGCTAGCAAATTTAGAGATCGCAAAACTAGGCGAGGGCGTGCCCATCGCTATAAAAGACAACATCCAGGTAAAAGGCTGGAATGTAACAAGTGCCTCAAAAATTTTACAAGGCTACGTAGCACCATATAACGCAACTGTCATTGAGAAGCTACTTAGCAAAAATTTAGCTCCATTTGGCCGCACAAATATGGACGAATTTGCGATGGGAAGCACGACTGAGAGCTCATTTTACGGCAAAACACTAAACCCACTAAATCACGCTCACGTCCCAGGTGGCAGTAGCGGTGGCTCGGCAGCAGCAGTTGCAGCTGGCCTTGCAGTAGCCGCACTTGGTAGCGACACTGGTGGCTCGATCCGCCAGCCAGCGGCATTTTGCGGATGTGTGGGACTTAAGCCAACTTATGGCAGAGTGAGCAGATATGGCCTTGGCGCCTACTCAAGCAGCCTTGATCAGATAGGACCTATCGCTCAAAACGTAGAAGACGCTGCCATTTTATATGACGCTATCGCTGGACACGATCCAAAAGATAGCACGAGCGCAGATGTGCCATTTGTGAGCGTTAGCGACAAGATAGATGGCAATAAAAAGCTAAAAATTTGCGTCATCAAAAACTACGTCGAAAACGCAAGCGAGCAGACAAAAGCTGCTTTAAATTTAGCCATCGAGAAGCTAAAATCACACGGACACAGCGTAACTTACACAAATTTTGAAGACTCAAAATATGACGTCGCTGCCTACTACATCATCGCAACCGCAGAAGCAAGCGCAAATTTAAGCCGCTACGATGGCGTGAGATACGGCAGACGCGCAGATGCTAAAAATTTAAAAGAGCTATATGTAAATTCACGCTCAGAGGGCTTTGGCGAAGAGGTAAAAAGAAGAATCTTACTTGGTACATTTGTGCTAAGTAGCGGATACTACGATGCTTATTACATCAAAGCTCAAAAAGCAAGAGCGCATATAAAAGCTCAGTACGAGAGAATTTTAGAAGAAAACGACCTTATTTTTATGCCAGTTGCTCCAAGTACAGCTTATAAATTTGGAGCACACAGCGATCCGCTTCAAGCCTATCTAAGCGATATCTACACGATCAGCGTAAATTTAGCAGGCCTACCAGCTATCTCTGTGCCAGTTGGCAAAGATGATCAAAATTTAAACGTGAGCGCCCAGCTCATCGCAAAAGCGTGGGACGAACAGACCTTGATAAATGGTGCTAAGAGCCTAGAAAATTTAATAAAAGGATAA
- the murC gene encoding UDP-N-acetylmuramate--L-alanine ligase, which translates to MKKVHFIGIGGIGISAIARFLHEKGHKISGSDIKESKTTLELKDEGIEVITPHCKEAIKDQDFVVYSAAIKEDNIELVEARRKGIKCFSRKEILPYVLEDKCVFAVAGAHGKSTTSAMLASLIEGSVIIGAISKQFGSNMRYAKSDNVVFEADESDSSFLNSNPYLAIVTNAEPEHMEHYDYDLAKFYAAYKGFLERAKVRVINAEDEFLSTLKLDAIRLYPSTDITELTMVVRDYQPYTSFNLKNLGKFEAFGMGEHIAIDASLAILAAMHETPLKDIRENLLNFKGIKKRFDILSANKNFVLIDDYAHHPTEIKATLKSVFEYAKILGINSVTAIFQPHRYTRLSTNLPGFKECFKGVDELVILPVYAAGENPIEVDMKSEFSEYNPIFTDKVERVEEGIEFTDEFGVKNRLSDGIVVGFGAGDISVQLRGGY; encoded by the coding sequence ATCAAAAAAGTCCATTTCATAGGCATCGGCGGCATCGGTATCTCAGCCATCGCTAGATTTTTACACGAAAAAGGCCACAAGATAAGCGGCAGCGACATCAAAGAGAGTAAGACGACGCTAGAGCTAAAAGATGAAGGCATCGAAGTCATCACGCCGCACTGCAAAGAGGCGATAAAAGACCAAGACTTTGTGGTCTACTCGGCCGCGATAAAAGAGGATAACATCGAGCTAGTGGAGGCCAGGAGAAAGGGCATAAAGTGCTTTTCTAGAAAAGAAATTTTGCCTTATGTGCTTGAGGATAAGTGCGTCTTTGCAGTAGCTGGCGCGCACGGTAAGAGCACGACTTCAGCGATGCTAGCAAGCCTAATCGAGGGCTCAGTGATCATTGGCGCCATATCAAAGCAGTTTGGTTCAAATATGCGCTACGCCAAAAGCGATAACGTCGTATTTGAGGCTGATGAGAGCGATTCGAGCTTTCTAAACTCAAACCCATATCTAGCCATCGTCACAAACGCAGAGCCAGAGCACATGGAGCACTACGATTATGATCTAGCTAAATTTTACGCAGCCTACAAGGGTTTTTTGGAGCGTGCGAAAGTTAGGGTGATAAATGCTGAGGATGAGTTTTTAAGCACGCTTAAGCTTGATGCGATCAGGCTTTACCCAAGCACCGACATCACGGAGCTTACAATGGTTGTAAGAGACTATCAGCCATACACCAGCTTTAATCTTAAAAATTTAGGCAAATTTGAAGCCTTTGGCATGGGTGAGCACATCGCCATAGACGCATCTTTAGCCATCCTTGCTGCGATGCATGAGACACCGCTTAAAGACATCAGAGAAAATTTACTAAATTTTAAAGGCATCAAAAAGCGTTTTGACATACTTAGCGCAAACAAAAATTTCGTCCTAATCGACGACTACGCGCACCATCCAACCGAGATAAAAGCAACGCTAAAATCAGTCTTTGAATACGCCAAAATTTTAGGTATAAACAGCGTCACAGCGATATTTCAGCCACACCGCTACACAAGACTTAGCACAAATTTACCTGGCTTTAAAGAGTGCTTTAAAGGCGTTGATGAGCTTGTCATTTTGCCAGTTTATGCAGCTGGAGAAAATCCGATTGAAGTTGATATGAAGAGTGAGTTTAGCGAGTATAACCCGATCTTTACAGACAAGGTCGAGAGGGTTGAAGAGGGCATAGAATTTACAGATGAATTTGGCGTGAAAAACCGCCTAAGTGATGGCATCGTAGTTGGCTTTGGAGCGGGCGATATCAGCGTGCAGCTAAGGGGCGGATATTAA
- a CDS encoding MmcQ/YjbR family DNA-binding protein gives MKRSDVEGYIKEKFDVLGEQIFPKYPKFSAFRHKKNEKWFALLMEINASKLGFKSDEIIEVLNLKCSPDLAMILVDEQQIFKAYHMNKKNWISVNLNSKISQKTVFDLIDESFELSK, from the coding sequence TTGAAACGAAGTGACGTTGAGGGATATATAAAAGAGAAATTTGACGTTTTAGGTGAGCAAATTTTCCCAAAATATCCAAAATTTAGTGCCTTTCGTCACAAGAAAAATGAGAAGTGGTTTGCACTGCTTATGGAGATAAACGCTAGCAAGCTTGGGTTTAAAAGTGACGAGATTATAGAGGTTTTAAATCTAAAATGCAGCCCAGATCTAGCGATGATACTAGTTGATGAGCAGCAAATTTTTAAGGCATATCACATGAATAAAAAGAACTGGATAAGTGTAAATTTAAACTCCAAAATCTCACAAAAAACCGTTTTTGACCTGATAGATGAAAGCTTTGAGCTAAGCAAATAA
- the guaB gene encoding IMP dehydrogenase — MKIVKRALTFEDVLLVPQYSEILPKQVDVKTRISKNVTLNIPIVSAAMDTVTEHRTAIMMARLGGIGVIHKNMDVESQAKEVKRVKKSESGVIIDPIFINPEATVAEALSLMSDLHISGVPVIDKDRKLIGILTNRDLRFETNMSTLVKDRMTKAPLITAPKGCTLDDAEKIFSQNRVEKLPIVDKDGRLDGLITIKDLKKRKEYPNANKDSYGRLRVAAAIGVGQIERAKALVDAGVDVIVIDSAHGHSKGIIDTLKEVKANFKVDVVAGNIANPAAVKDLAEAGADGIKVGIGPGSICTTRIVAGVGVPQISAIDDCASEAAKYGIPVIADGGLKYSGDVAKALAAGAACVMAGSLLAGCEESPGELITFQGRQYKVYRGMGSIGAMTKGSSDRYFQEGTAQDKLVPEGIEGRVPFAGSIKDVIHQLIGGLRSAMGYVGAKDIPTLQERAEFVEITSAGLKESHVHDVVITHEAPNYKVN; from the coding sequence ATGAAGATAGTAAAGAGAGCTTTAACATTTGAGGATGTGCTTCTTGTGCCGCAATACTCTGAAATTTTGCCAAAGCAAGTTGATGTAAAAACCAGGATCAGCAAAAACGTCACGCTAAATATCCCGATCGTCTCTGCTGCGATGGATACGGTGACTGAGCATAGAACTGCTATCATGATGGCAAGGCTCGGCGGTATCGGCGTCATCCACAAAAATATGGATGTCGAAAGCCAAGCAAAAGAGGTCAAACGCGTCAAAAAAAGCGAAAGTGGCGTCATCATCGATCCTATATTTATAAATCCAGAAGCGACCGTGGCTGAAGCTCTAAGCCTTATGTCAGATCTTCATATTTCAGGCGTTCCAGTCATCGACAAAGACCGCAAACTAATAGGAATTTTAACAAACCGCGACTTGAGATTTGAGACAAATATGAGCACTTTGGTAAAAGACCGCATGACAAAAGCACCGCTTATCACTGCACCAAAGGGCTGCACGCTTGATGATGCGGAGAAAATTTTCTCTCAAAATAGGGTTGAAAAGCTACCTATCGTCGATAAAGACGGCAGACTTGACGGCCTTATCACCATAAAAGATCTAAAAAAACGCAAAGAGTATCCAAATGCAAATAAAGACAGCTACGGCAGACTTCGCGTGGCTGCGGCTATTGGCGTGGGTCAGATAGAGCGTGCCAAGGCACTAGTTGATGCTGGCGTAGATGTCATCGTCATCGACTCAGCTCACGGCCACTCAAAGGGCATCATCGACACTTTAAAAGAGGTAAAAGCAAATTTCAAAGTCGATGTCGTAGCTGGCAATATCGCAAACCCAGCAGCTGTAAAAGACCTAGCAGAAGCAGGAGCTGACGGCATAAAAGTAGGCATCGGACCAGGATCTATTTGTACCACAAGGATCGTTGCTGGCGTTGGCGTGCCTCAAATTTCAGCTATCGATGACTGCGCAAGCGAAGCAGCGAAATACGGTATCCCAGTTATCGCAGATGGTGGTTTAAAATACTCAGGCGACGTGGCAAAAGCTCTTGCTGCAGGTGCAGCTTGCGTTATGGCTGGTAGCTTGCTTGCAGGTTGCGAGGAGAGCCCAGGCGAGCTTATAACATTCCAAGGTCGTCAGTATAAAGTATATCGCGGCATGGGATCGATCGGTGCTATGACAAAGGGTAGTTCTGACCGCTACTTCCAAGAGGGCACCGCTCAAGACAAGCTTGTGCCTGAAGGCATCGAAGGCCGTGTGCCATTTGCTGGCAGCATAAAAGATGTGATACATCAGCTAATAGGCGGCCTAAGAAGCGCTATGGGTTATGTCGGCGCAAAAGATATCCCAACTCTTCAAGAAAGAGCTGAATTTGTCGAGATAACAAGCGCTGGACTAAAAGAGAGCCACGTCCACGACGTAGTTATCACTCACGAGGCACCAAACTACAAAGTTAATTAG
- the xseB gene encoding exodeoxyribonuclease VII small subunit: protein MEQKEQSFEEKLALADKILNDLNKDDVSLENSIKLHEQGKKLLNEAREILENAKLSIKQVDDE from the coding sequence ATGGAGCAAAAAGAGCAAAGCTTTGAAGAAAAATTAGCCCTAGCAGATAAAATTTTAAACGATCTAAACAAAGATGATGTGAGCTTAGAAAATAGCATAAAGCTGCACGAACAAGGCAAAAAGCTCTTAAATGAAGCAAGAGAAATTTTAGAAAATGCAAAACTTAGCATAAAGCAGGTGGACGATGAGTAG